The Streptomyces sp. NBC_00306 sequence TCCGCCGGTGTAGAGCACTGCTTTGGCGCCCACGTGGGCCGCCGCCACCGCGTCGTCGACGGCGTCCCCGATGACCACCGTGTGCTCCGGCGCGGCCGACCCGGCGAGCGCCGCCAGATGACGCTCCATGTGCAGCGCCTTCGAGCCGCCGGACGGCCCCGTCCGCCCGTCCACCCGGATGAAGTGGTTCTCGATCCCGTAGCCCCGCACGACCGGGACCAGCTGCTCGTGCCCGTACATGCTCAGCAGCGACTGGCTCCGGCCCGCCTGCCGCCATTCCCGCAGCAGGTCCTCGACACCCGCGGTCAGTGCGCAGCCGATCCGCTGGGTGGTGTAGTGACGGTGGAAGATCTCGTCCATGACCTCCCACTCCTCCGCGGTCGGCAGCCGCCCCATCAGCCGCTCGTAGAACCGGGGAACCGGCACGCAGTACAGCTCGCGGTAGCGCTCGAGCGTGATCGCTTCCAGGCCGATCTCCGCGAACGCGGCATTGGTCGCCCCGATGACCGCCGCGATGTCGTCCAGCAGTGTCCCGTTCCAGTCCCAGACCAGGTGCGTCGTGTGCTTCCCCATGCCGACGACCGTACCTAACGGGTCCGACAACGGTCAGCCCCGGCCACGACCCCGCAGGTCAGTCCACCAGGTTCGGGATCTCCTGGACGCCGTACCAGAGCAGCTCGTGGTCCTCGGCGCCGTCCACGGTGAACTGTGCGTCGCCGTCGCACTGGTCCGCCGCACCGAGCGCGTCCGCCGCCGCGGTGACGTCACCGATCGCATCGTCCGCGTCGACGTGCACCGCCGCCGCCCCGGACAGCGGCACCGCGACCGAGATGCGCACCTCGCCGACCGAGCCGGAGTCCAGCGAACGGTCGGGGTCCGCGGTCGCGTCCTGGTCGCGTACGTCGAGGGCCACCACGACCCGGCGCCTCGCGACCCCCGGATCGCCGGCGACCAGCCGGAGCGAGGCGGCCGCGGCACGGCTGAGGGCCGCGTACTCCAGCTC is a genomic window containing:
- a CDS encoding HAD family hydrolase codes for the protein MGKHTTHLVWDWNGTLLDDIAAVIGATNAAFAEIGLEAITLERYRELYCVPVPRFYERLMGRLPTAEEWEVMDEIFHRHYTTQRIGCALTAGVEDLLREWRQAGRSQSLLSMYGHEQLVPVVRGYGIENHFIRVDGRTGPSGGSKALHMERHLAALAGSAAPEHTVVIGDAVDDAVAAAHVGAKAVLYTGGSHSRASLEEAGVPVVDTLTEAVEEAMRLVA
- a CDS encoding DUF6912 family protein, yielding MRVYVPLTLSGLAEAHKRGELGPAPMTAYGVTPGLREWYVSDDIEELEYAALSRAAAASLRLVAGDPGVARRRVVVALDVRDQDATADPDRSLDSGSVGEVRISVAVPLSGAAAVHVDADDAIGDVTAAADALGAADQCDGDAQFTVDGAEDHELLWYGVQEIPNLVD